A region of Paenibacillus sp. JNUCC-31 DNA encodes the following proteins:
- the map gene encoding type I methionyl aminopeptidase encodes MIILKSPREIEEMKPASQIVADCYRKVTKLIEPGITTREINDFVARHITKLGGKQFTKGYNGFPAETCISINDVVAHGIPSDRALKDGDLVKLDIVAEYGGWFGDSCMSYAVGNVRPEVQKLMKVTKECLELGIARALPGGRLGDITSAIQQHAEANGFSVVRDLLAHGIGRSLHEEPNYEHIGVAGKGIRLKEGMVFTIEPMINEGTFRITIDDDQWTARTADGKWSAQYEHTVAVMSDGPLILTAQ; translated from the coding sequence ATGATCATTTTAAAATCACCTAGGGAAATCGAAGAGATGAAGCCGGCGAGCCAAATCGTTGCAGACTGTTACCGCAAGGTGACCAAACTGATCGAGCCTGGGATCACGACAAGGGAAATCAATGACTTTGTTGCCAGACATATCACCAAGCTGGGCGGCAAGCAGTTTACGAAGGGGTATAACGGTTTCCCGGCAGAAACCTGCATTTCGATCAATGATGTGGTGGCCCACGGCATTCCGTCGGACCGGGCACTTAAAGACGGTGACTTGGTGAAACTCGACATCGTCGCGGAATATGGCGGCTGGTTCGGCGATTCGTGCATGAGTTATGCGGTGGGCAATGTTCGGCCGGAAGTGCAAAAATTAATGAAGGTGACCAAGGAATGCTTGGAGTTGGGGATCGCCCGGGCGCTCCCCGGTGGCCGGCTTGGCGACATAACATCGGCGATTCAACAGCATGCGGAAGCAAACGGATTTTCGGTCGTACGTGATCTGTTGGCGCACGGGATCGGGCGTAGCCTGCACGAGGAGCCGAACTACGAGCATATCGGCGTAGCCGGTAAAGGTATTCGTTTAAAGGAAGGCATGGTGTTCACGATTGAACCGATGATCAATGAAGGTACGTTCCGCATCACGATCGACGATGATCAATGGACGGCAAGAACAGCTGACGGCAAGTGGTCGGCTCAATATGAGCATACGGTCGCAGTCATGTCGGACGGACCGCTGATTTTAACAGCCCAGTAA
- the tnpA gene encoding IS200/IS605 family transposase: protein MATKSYSLAHTKWMCKYHIVFTPKYRRKEIYNQVRRDLIEIFKRLCKYKGVEIIEGHMMPDHVHMLVAIPPKIAVSTFMGYLKGKSSLMIFEKHAQLKYKYGNRKFWAEGYYVSTVGLNEATVRKYIREQEAHDQAVDKLSVKEYEDPFSSNRSKKK, encoded by the coding sequence ATGGCAACCAAGAGCTACAGTCTAGCTCACACAAAGTGGATGTGCAAATACCATATTGTGTTCACCCCGAAGTATAGACGGAAAGAAATCTATAATCAAGTGAGAAGAGATTTAATCGAAATCTTCAAACGTTTGTGTAAATACAAGGGAGTAGAGATTATAGAAGGTCACATGATGCCCGATCATGTCCATATGTTGGTAGCAATTCCACCAAAAATTGCAGTTTCAACGTTCATGGGATATTTAAAGGGGAAAAGTTCTCTAATGATATTCGAAAAGCATGCCCAGTTGAAGTATAAATACGGGAATCGTAAGTTTTGGGCTGAAGGGTACTATGTGAGTACAGTGGGGTTAAATGAAGCAACCGTAAGAAAGTATATTCGTGAGCAAGAAGCACATGATCAAGCGGTAGATAAGCTGAGTGTAAAAGAATACGAAGATCCATTTAGCAGTAACCGGAGCAAAAAGAAGTAG
- a CDS encoding ABC transporter ATP-binding protein: protein MQLSVRELAKRYKTGDGVSGINIDIEKGELVTLLGPSGCGKTTVLRSIGGFLEPDSGDILIEGKSVIQLPPEKRPTSMVFQSYNLWSHMSVYDNLAFGLKIRKMPKAEIRTAVEDALKLVRLSGFGKKYPAELSGGQQQRVALARSLLLNPAVLLLDEPFSALDAKLRHEMREELREIQMKTGLTMVFVTHDQEEALSLSDRIIVMNHGHIEQIAQPQKIYDEPASLYVAGFIGKMNFLKGVAEGESIHIGNLRLPNEKGLSGQVTAAVRPEDVQVSGTTMGEGILAGKVKQVMILGHYAEVTVELLEFGIIRAFLNKEFVEQLQVGKDVGISIAKMTGFPVDESN from the coding sequence ATGCAGTTGTCTGTACGAGAGTTAGCCAAACGCTACAAAACCGGTGACGGGGTCAGCGGCATCAACATTGATATCGAAAAAGGCGAGCTGGTCACTCTTCTGGGTCCTTCGGGGTGCGGGAAAACCACCGTGCTACGGAGCATCGGCGGTTTTCTCGAACCGGACTCCGGTGACATCTTGATCGAGGGCAAGAGTGTCATTCAACTTCCACCGGAGAAACGGCCGACCTCAATGGTGTTCCAGAGTTATAATCTGTGGTCGCATATGTCGGTATACGACAATCTGGCGTTCGGCCTGAAGATTCGCAAAATGCCAAAGGCGGAGATCCGCACGGCGGTGGAGGATGCGCTCAAGCTGGTCCGGCTGTCGGGCTTCGGGAAGAAGTATCCGGCCGAGCTTTCAGGCGGACAGCAGCAGCGGGTTGCGCTGGCTCGGTCTCTGCTGCTCAACCCGGCGGTACTGCTGTTGGACGAGCCTTTCTCGGCGCTGGACGCCAAGCTGCGGCACGAAATGCGAGAGGAGCTGCGTGAGATCCAAATGAAGACCGGACTCACGATGGTCTTCGTCACGCATGATCAGGAAGAAGCACTGTCGTTATCTGATCGTATTATTGTCATGAATCACGGGCACATCGAGCAGATTGCTCAGCCGCAGAAGATTTACGATGAGCCAGCTTCATTGTATGTCGCCGGTTTTATCGGAAAAATGAATTTCCTGAAGGGGGTGGCGGAAGGGGAGAGTATACACATTGGAAATCTCCGCCTGCCGAACGAGAAGGGCTTAAGCGGCCAGGTGACGGCGGCGGTTCGCCCAGAAGACGTTCAGGTGAGTGGTACTACGATGGGTGAAGGTATTTTGGCAGGCAAGGTCAAACAGGTGATGATTCTGGGACATTACGCGGAAGTTACCGTGGAACTGCTGGAATTCGGCATCATACGTGCTTTTCTGAACAAGGAATTCGTGGAGCAGCTGCAGGTAGGAAAAGACGTCGGTATCTCGATAGCAAAAATGACCGGATTTCCGGTTGATGAATCGAACTGA
- the aiiA gene encoding quorum-quenching N-acyl homoserine lactonase AiiA: protein MYVKKLYFLPVGECFLDQSAVNRTLAPGKLVGMPVWSFLLETTSGPILIDTGMPDAFINNPDYYKGTRREGRVVPNMSEGDSIVNVLKRVGYRPDDIQMVISSHLHLDHSGGNGHFRNTPILIQRAEYDAAIGNEDYSPLECRLPDLQYQIIEGDHELMPGVQIFFTPGHSPGHQSVLVTTEKSGPVLLTIDVAYTRENFESSVPFLTFDQEMAAKSITRMQELIEDVRPSYVFLGHDRDQAQTCRTFPDFL from the coding sequence ATGTATGTCAAGAAGCTGTATTTTTTACCTGTAGGTGAATGTTTCCTAGATCAATCGGCAGTTAATCGAACCCTTGCCCCCGGAAAATTAGTCGGAATGCCTGTGTGGTCTTTTCTGTTGGAAACGACCAGCGGGCCGATACTCATCGATACGGGAATGCCAGACGCTTTTATCAACAATCCCGATTACTACAAGGGGACTAGACGTGAAGGGCGCGTCGTCCCCAACATGTCAGAAGGCGATTCGATCGTGAATGTGTTAAAGCGTGTCGGTTATCGACCTGACGATATTCAGATGGTCATTAGCTCCCATTTACATTTGGATCATTCTGGGGGAAACGGGCATTTCCGCAATACGCCGATCCTTATTCAAAGGGCAGAGTATGATGCGGCCATAGGCAACGAGGATTACTCTCCTCTAGAGTGCAGGCTGCCCGATTTACAATATCAAATCATTGAGGGTGACCATGAATTGATGCCGGGAGTTCAAATTTTCTTTACTCCAGGTCATTCCCCTGGCCATCAATCAGTCCTCGTCACAACGGAAAAGTCAGGCCCAGTGCTTCTGACGATTGATGTTGCTTATACTCGGGAGAACTTCGAGAGTAGCGTACCGTTCTTGACATTCGATCAAGAGATGGCTGCCAAATCGATTACTCGCATGCAGGAGTTGATTGAGGATGTTCGGCCGTCCTATGTTTTCTTGGGACACGATAGAGATCAAGCGCAAACATGCCGCACCTTTCCTGACTTCCTGTAA
- a CDS encoding VOC family protein: MRVKRIVTNINTQNTSAAKSFYQEVLELDLLMDHGWIETYGLLGEENVQISFASQGGSNTPTPDLSIEVDDVDEVFERMRSAGYTIEYGPVDEPWGVRRFFVRDPFGKLINILAHEH, translated from the coding sequence ATGCGGGTAAAACGGATTGTTACCAATATTAATACGCAGAATACGTCGGCAGCAAAAAGCTTTTATCAGGAAGTGCTTGAACTTGATTTATTAATGGATCATGGTTGGATTGAGACATATGGCTTGCTCGGGGAGGAGAACGTTCAAATAAGTTTCGCTTCACAAGGCGGCTCCAATACACCTACGCCTGATCTTTCGATTGAAGTTGATGATGTCGATGAGGTGTTTGAACGCATGAGGAGTGCTGGATACACGATAGAATATGGTCCTGTAGATGAACCTTGGGGGGTTCGTCGATTCTTTGTCCGCGATCCATTTGGTAAACTTATTAACATCCTTGCACATGAACACTAG
- a CDS encoding IS110 family RNA-guided transposase: MEPVVGVDVAKGSSVVQAFRKRNEPFGKAIDIVHEPSGFDQFTEMLGALQAETGVAPVVVLEATGHYHRALVCCLDQSGYTYYIVNPLQSKRARGAQLRKVKTDATDAWHLAEMYYRGDVKAHRTWDETFTELQHLTRQHEFVTGIFVQAKLNSRALLEQVFPEYEGLFSNVFSATSLTVLACCLEEGTADWIEVIQGSAGKSRSKQWVIEKVRKLEEVLGDWREARRSPSQRQALLGMVKLLLTMIRQLDELEKQMEDIATNLPEVELVKSIPGIGMKLAAAIVAEIGDVRQFRDAKQLVAFAGLDPGIFSSGKFTATGTRITKRGSKRLRRSLYLAVQCGMRKNVNAKIGSYYEKKRKEGKPYKVVVIACANKLLHHIFAILQKSQPYQS; this comes from the coding sequence ATGGAACCTGTTGTGGGTGTAGACGTCGCTAAAGGCTCAAGTGTGGTTCAGGCGTTTCGAAAACGAAATGAGCCGTTTGGCAAAGCCATAGACATTGTGCATGAACCAAGCGGATTCGACCAATTCACGGAGATGTTAGGCGCGCTTCAAGCCGAAACAGGCGTTGCTCCAGTGGTCGTTTTGGAAGCGACAGGGCATTATCATCGTGCCTTGGTGTGCTGTCTGGATCAGAGTGGATACACCTATTACATTGTGAATCCCTTGCAATCCAAGCGAGCCAGGGGAGCGCAGTTACGCAAAGTGAAAACGGATGCAACGGATGCCTGGCATTTGGCTGAGATGTACTACCGAGGCGATGTGAAGGCACACCGAACTTGGGATGAGACGTTTACGGAACTGCAGCATTTGACCCGGCAGCATGAATTTGTTACAGGAATCTTTGTACAGGCCAAACTGAACAGCAGAGCCTTACTTGAGCAAGTGTTTCCGGAGTACGAAGGGTTATTTTCGAATGTATTTTCCGCAACGTCATTAACGGTACTGGCTTGTTGTTTAGAAGAAGGTACAGCGGATTGGATTGAAGTGATTCAGGGTAGCGCAGGAAAGTCTCGTTCCAAGCAATGGGTCATTGAAAAAGTCAGAAAACTGGAGGAAGTGCTGGGTGACTGGAGAGAAGCTCGGCGTAGCCCATCACAACGCCAAGCACTGCTGGGGATGGTTAAGTTATTGCTGACGATGATCCGGCAATTGGACGAGCTGGAAAAGCAAATGGAGGACATCGCGACCAATCTACCTGAAGTCGAACTCGTGAAAAGCATCCCGGGAATCGGAATGAAACTAGCTGCAGCCATAGTAGCTGAAATAGGTGATGTCAGGCAGTTTAGGGACGCTAAGCAACTCGTGGCGTTTGCGGGTCTTGATCCGGGAATTTTCAGTTCAGGGAAGTTTACAGCAACAGGCACACGAATAACGAAACGAGGCTCTAAAAGGCTCAGACGTTCGCTATATTTAGCGGTACAATGCGGAATGCGAAAGAATGTGAATGCAAAAATTGGTTCGTATTACGAGAAAAAAAGAAAAGAGGGCAAGCCCTACAAGGTGGTCGTGATCGCCTGCGCAAACAAGCTGTTGCATCACATTTTCGCCATCTTGCAGAAGAGCCAGCCCTACCAATCGTAA
- the map gene encoding type I methionyl aminopeptidase, giving the protein MIAKTEEDFNGLKEIGKIVASIRDELVQRTIPGITTKELDDIAGELFEKEGAVSAPKSEYNFPGYTCISVNEEVAHGIPGNRIIHEGDLVNIDVSGSKNSYFADTGISFVVGEGAEVLTKICAVAKQAFEAGLKKAKPGSKKSGIGKAVFLTAKQHELTVIKNLTGHGVGRAIHEAPDHIYNYNDTSDDELLKEGMVIAFEPFISTLEEEVFQKEDGWTFATEKSYVAQLEHTIILTKNGPIIVTL; this is encoded by the coding sequence ATGATTGCAAAAACAGAAGAAGACTTTAATGGTTTGAAGGAAATCGGCAAAATTGTTGCATCTATTAGAGATGAATTGGTACAAAGAACCATTCCTGGCATAACGACTAAAGAACTGGATGATATAGCCGGAGAGCTTTTTGAGAAAGAAGGCGCAGTTTCAGCCCCAAAAAGTGAATATAATTTTCCTGGCTATACTTGTATTAGTGTTAATGAAGAAGTGGCACATGGTATTCCCGGAAATCGGATTATTCACGAAGGGGATCTAGTAAATATAGATGTTTCTGGTTCAAAAAACAGTTATTTCGCAGATACAGGGATTTCGTTTGTAGTAGGCGAGGGAGCAGAAGTGTTAACGAAAATATGCGCCGTGGCTAAACAAGCATTTGAGGCTGGGCTTAAGAAAGCAAAACCTGGTTCCAAAAAAAGTGGAATCGGAAAAGCGGTATTCCTAACAGCGAAACAGCATGAATTAACGGTTATTAAAAACCTTACAGGACATGGTGTTGGACGTGCAATACACGAAGCACCTGACCACATTTATAATTATAATGATACATCGGATGATGAGTTGTTGAAGGAAGGTATGGTTATCGCATTCGAACCATTTATCTCAACCTTAGAAGAAGAAGTATTCCAAAAAGAGGACGGTTGGACCTTTGCTACAGAAAAAAGTTATGTAGCTCAATTGGAACATACCATAATTCTTACTAAAAATGGTCCGATTATTGTTACACTTTAA
- a CDS encoding ABC transporter permease, whose product MSKETRQSITGLAMVLPSFAILLIVVIIPIIQSFIMSLSNGSGGYDLSRYMYLFTDKGMQSNIVFTLRVTAITCVAVILVSYTLAIYMRFNQGPIVNLIRKTYMIPLFIPGVIATYGLINLLGNHGWLARMLEVAGITLPRIIFDEKGIIIANLWFNIPFTTMLLSSALSGIPSSIIESAKDVGVGKLTLFTRFIFPLSYKTFLVALTFVFMGVIGSFTAPYLIGANSPQMLGVSMQQVFSVFQEREQAAAIAFFSFLLCSVLGAFYIRSMAEEEKAKI is encoded by the coding sequence ATGAGTAAGGAAACCAGACAGTCAATTACGGGTCTGGCGATGGTGCTCCCCTCCTTCGCCATCCTGTTGATCGTCGTCATTATCCCGATCATCCAATCCTTTATCATGAGCCTGAGCAACGGTTCGGGTGGATATGATCTGAGCCGCTATATGTATCTGTTCACGGATAAGGGGATGCAGAGCAATATCGTATTTACGCTTCGAGTGACCGCCATTACGTGTGTTGCGGTGATATTGGTCAGCTACACGCTGGCGATTTACATGCGCTTCAACCAGGGGCCAATAGTCAATCTGATTCGTAAAACGTACATGATCCCGCTGTTCATCCCTGGCGTCATTGCCACCTACGGCCTGATCAATCTGCTTGGCAACCACGGCTGGCTTGCCCGTATGCTTGAGGTGGCAGGAATCACGCTGCCGCGCATCATTTTTGACGAAAAAGGAATCATCATCGCGAACCTATGGTTCAACATTCCATTTACGACGATGCTGCTCAGTTCCGCATTGTCGGGCATTCCTTCGTCGATCATTGAGAGCGCAAAGGACGTGGGTGTTGGCAAACTGACACTGTTTACACGGTTTATTTTCCCGCTGTCTTACAAGACATTTCTTGTCGCCCTGACCTTTGTCTTCATGGGAGTCATTGGCTCGTTCACCGCGCCCTACCTAATCGGAGCCAACTCTCCGCAGATGCTGGGTGTTTCCATGCAGCAGGTGTTCAGCGTCTTCCAGGAGCGTGAACAAGCCGCGGCGATCGCGTTCTTCTCATTCCTTCTCTGCTCGGTACTGGGTGCTTTTTACATCCGGTCGATGGCAGAGGAGGAGAAGGCAAAGATTTAA
- a CDS encoding extracellular solute-binding protein → MRLKKPFVSLLTVVGLSMSLLAGCGNGSENTSSSTGGNAAASGDPVSFNFYFTGSQNVKDLWDSLEPMFEKQHPDIDVNLVYIPSGTGAEPTYDRIVAAKKAGKGSGGIDLYEDGITSVAQGTKDGIWAQLNEKDVPNLSKVNADTMKDVDNFAIPYRSSAVVLAYDSSKISNPPTTLDELLKWIKANPEQFAYNDPSTGGSGSSFVQTIVYKDLPEEDIHNSDPAIMEKWDSGFSTIKELGPYVYGKGIYPKKNQGTLDLLMNGEVSLIPAWSDMVLQQLNEGLLPDTIKMQQITPGFNGGPTYLMVNQESDKKEAINEFLNFVLSPEAQEVIVDKMNGFPGIELSNMSQDMQNKFDGVAEGFRTFNIGDLGTEINKRWQSDVAAQ, encoded by the coding sequence ATGCGTTTGAAGAAGCCATTTGTATCATTGTTGACTGTTGTGGGATTGTCCATGTCACTGCTGGCCGGGTGTGGAAACGGAAGCGAGAATACAAGCAGCTCCACCGGGGGGAACGCTGCGGCATCAGGCGATCCGGTATCTTTTAACTTCTATTTTACTGGTTCGCAAAACGTCAAGGACCTATGGGATTCCCTGGAGCCGATGTTTGAGAAGCAGCATCCGGATATCGACGTGAATCTGGTCTACATCCCATCCGGTACCGGCGCTGAGCCGACCTACGACCGGATCGTGGCCGCTAAGAAGGCGGGCAAGGGCTCAGGAGGGATCGACCTGTACGAGGACGGCATCACCTCCGTCGCGCAGGGTACGAAAGATGGTATCTGGGCGCAACTGAATGAGAAGGACGTTCCGAACCTCAGCAAAGTCAACGCGGACACGATGAAGGATGTGGATAACTTCGCGATTCCGTATCGTTCGTCTGCCGTGGTTCTGGCCTATGACAGTAGCAAAATCTCTAATCCACCAACTACACTGGACGAGCTGCTGAAGTGGATCAAAGCCAACCCCGAGCAGTTCGCCTATAACGACCCGTCAACGGGCGGTTCCGGAAGCTCGTTCGTTCAGACGATCGTCTATAAAGATCTGCCGGAAGAAGACATTCATAACTCCGATCCGGCAATCATGGAGAAGTGGGATAGCGGCTTCAGCACCATCAAAGAGCTTGGACCGTATGTCTACGGAAAGGGCATCTATCCGAAGAAAAACCAGGGCACGCTTGATTTGCTGATGAACGGCGAAGTATCCTTAATTCCGGCTTGGTCGGACATGGTGCTGCAGCAACTGAACGAAGGCCTGCTGCCGGATACGATCAAGATGCAGCAGATTACGCCGGGCTTCAACGGCGGACCGACTTACCTGATGGTCAACCAGGAGTCGGACAAGAAGGAAGCGATCAACGAATTCCTGAATTTCGTCCTGTCCCCTGAAGCGCAGGAAGTCATTGTCGACAAAATGAACGGCTTCCCGGGCATTGAGCTCTCCAACATGTCTCAGGATATGCAGAATAAGTTCGACGGTGTAGCCGAAGGCTTCCGCACATTCAACATCGGGGATCTGGGCACAGAGATTAACAAACGCTGGCAGAGCGACGTTGCCGCGCAATGA
- a CDS encoding SDR family NAD(P)-dependent oxidoreductase, translating into MKKTAFVTGANKGIGFEIVKQLGQAGWKVVLGARSAERGEAAVSELTSIGLDIEFVQIDMGELKTIEQAAAAITRNYPNLTLLINNAGMPGAFSRSFTDTKEEDLRNAFEVNFFGTFRLNQRLFPLIKDNEGTIVNVSTDMASLDHMQNAGFALNAFDYNSSKTANNAMTVSMAYELKSSKAQVFAVTPGFTTTDLNGNAEGGKSKEAAAAIIVGYATDGKYHNGEFLDEKGIYAW; encoded by the coding sequence ATGAAAAAGACCGCTTTTGTAACAGGAGCCAATAAAGGAATCGGATTCGAAATCGTAAAGCAGTTAGGTCAAGCCGGCTGGAAAGTTGTCCTTGGCGCACGCAGCGCCGAACGGGGTGAAGCAGCTGTTTCCGAGTTAACTTCCATAGGGTTGGACATCGAATTTGTACAAATCGACATGGGTGAATTAAAAACCATCGAACAGGCAGCCGCTGCGATTACCCGGAATTATCCGAACTTAACCCTTCTAATCAACAATGCTGGTATGCCTGGTGCTTTCTCTCGTTCTTTTACCGATACCAAAGAGGAGGATCTGAGAAACGCTTTCGAAGTTAACTTTTTTGGAACCTTCCGTTTGAACCAGCGTTTGTTCCCGTTGATTAAAGACAACGAAGGCACAATCGTCAATGTCTCGACCGACATGGCTTCTCTGGATCATATGCAAAATGCAGGATTTGCTTTAAACGCATTCGATTATAACTCATCCAAAACGGCCAACAATGCCATGACTGTTTCGATGGCTTATGAACTGAAAAGCAGCAAGGCTCAAGTGTTTGCGGTAACGCCTGGATTCACAACAACAGATCTTAACGGTAATGCGGAAGGCGGCAAATCGAAAGAAGCCGCCGCTGCGATTATAGTGGGCTATGCAACAGATGGCAAATATCATAATGGTGAATTCTTGGATGAGAAAGGCATTTACGCCTGGTAA
- a CDS encoding TetR/AcrR family transcriptional regulator: MTPRTKEQNEEIRLRRLAQIRRAAADVFLKKGPLLEIRDVAAQAGLGYGTVYHYYSNKGDLLHDLLWDALERASGWLEQPRTSASGEASVDGYLESVAADFKGGSRETTNASVLGPVAVASVRLLQIWAEDHALYLLHKLAIEGFSSLPEARSTTLSAAFHQEMIVPFATLLETGLAVDHAATSDENAGAALYLLQRAEMLLAALVGCASLSLRRGKLHEEARDIVLFLKL; this comes from the coding sequence ATGACTCCACGCACAAAAGAACAAAACGAAGAGATCCGGCTGCGACGTCTGGCACAAATCCGTAGAGCAGCTGCCGATGTGTTTTTGAAAAAGGGGCCCTTACTGGAAATTCGCGATGTAGCCGCACAGGCAGGACTCGGCTATGGTACGGTATACCATTATTATAGCAATAAGGGTGATTTACTCCACGATTTACTGTGGGACGCGTTGGAGCGGGCATCGGGTTGGCTGGAGCAACCGCGTACTTCGGCTTCGGGGGAGGCATCGGTGGATGGATATTTGGAATCGGTTGCTGCGGATTTCAAAGGCGGCAGCCGTGAAACGACCAATGCTTCAGTGCTGGGTCCCGTCGCCGTTGCCAGCGTCCGGCTGCTGCAGATTTGGGCGGAAGACCACGCCTTATACCTGCTGCATAAGCTAGCCATTGAGGGCTTTTCCTCGCTGCCTGAAGCTCGCTCGACCACACTCTCGGCCGCCTTTCACCAGGAGATGATCGTGCCATTTGCCACGCTGCTCGAAACCGGGCTTGCGGTGGACCATGCGGCCACTTCCGACGAAAACGCGGGAGCAGCGCTGTATTTGCTACAGCGTGCGGAAATGCTGCTGGCTGCATTGGTCGGCTGCGCCTCGCTTTCGCTTCGCCGCGGAAAGCTGCACGAGGAAGCCCGGGATATTGTCCTATTTTTAAAATTATAA
- a CDS encoding MerR family transcriptional regulator: MLTIGEVAKKVEITIGAIRFYERKGLLKPAARSEQNNRLYSDDDLNWLVFIKCLRETGMSVEDIKTYYDKVNEGTSTLPERTKLIQDQRQKLLADIEEKKAQLVHLDKKLERYYRGENY, translated from the coding sequence ATGTTAACGATTGGAGAAGTGGCAAAGAAAGTCGAGATCACGATCGGAGCGATCCGCTTTTACGAAAGAAAAGGATTGCTGAAACCTGCTGCGCGAAGCGAGCAGAATAACCGTCTTTATTCGGATGATGATCTGAACTGGCTGGTATTTATCAAATGTCTTCGTGAAACCGGTATGAGTGTGGAGGACATCAAAACGTATTATGACAAAGTAAATGAAGGCACCTCAACCCTGCCGGAAAGAACCAAACTGATTCAAGATCAAAGGCAAAAGCTGTTGGCAGATATCGAGGAGAAAAAGGCACAGCTCGTTCATTTGGACAAAAAATTGGAGCGTTATTATCGCGGGGAAAATTATTAA
- the solA gene encoding N-methyl-L-tryptophan oxidase, producing MHYDVIVIGAGSMGMAAGYFLSKSGKSTLLVDSFDPPHNKGSHHGETRIIRHAYGEGEKYVPLALKAQELWNDLEKVTGKQLFLQTGVLNVGYEKTKFIQNIISSSNTYSLPLEILGSIEVNKRWPGITLPENYIGCFEPTSGVLKCEECIDAYRELAKQNGAAIITNSKVKEIKVHDKRVTIKTDDHAYSADALVISAGAWSGSLLSMLDLNLPLNPVRKTFAWFDHNEDLYHHNNFPAFSFETSEGIYYGFPSIDGSGLKVGRHDGGHTINPDEAILEFDELEQDTTDLKQFLHRYMPSIQQLKYGKTCMYTMTPDEDFIIDTHPDYSNVAIASGFSGHGFKFSSVVGQILSELIISGETEHNISPFSLNRF from the coding sequence ATGCATTATGACGTAATTGTAATTGGAGCAGGTTCGATGGGGATGGCGGCAGGCTATTTTTTATCCAAGAGTGGGAAAAGCACGTTATTAGTAGATTCCTTCGACCCGCCCCATAATAAAGGGAGTCATCACGGAGAAACGAGAATCATTCGGCATGCGTATGGTGAAGGTGAAAAATATGTTCCGTTAGCGCTCAAGGCTCAAGAATTATGGAATGACTTGGAGAAAGTGACGGGAAAACAATTATTTCTCCAAACCGGGGTACTAAACGTGGGTTACGAGAAAACAAAATTTATCCAAAATATTATCTCAAGTTCAAATACCTATTCATTGCCGCTCGAGATTTTAGGTTCAATTGAAGTGAATAAACGTTGGCCGGGAATCACATTACCGGAAAACTACATTGGGTGCTTCGAGCCAACATCAGGAGTGCTGAAATGTGAGGAATGCATTGACGCATATCGAGAACTCGCAAAACAAAACGGAGCTGCGATCATAACCAATAGTAAGGTAAAAGAAATAAAAGTTCATGATAAAAGAGTTACCATCAAGACCGATGATCATGCGTATAGTGCTGATGCGTTAGTGATTTCAGCAGGGGCATGGTCAGGAAGTCTCCTTTCCATGTTAGATCTAAATCTTCCTCTTAATCCAGTAAGGAAAACATTTGCCTGGTTTGATCACAATGAAGATTTATATCATCATAACAATTTTCCGGCCTTTTCGTTTGAGACCTCTGAAGGAATTTATTATGGTTTTCCAAGCATCGACGGTTCCGGATTAAAAGTAGGCCGACATGATGGAGGACATACAATCAATCCAGATGAGGCCATCCTGGAATTTGATGAACTGGAGCAAGACACGACAGATTTAAAACAATTTTTACATCGCTATATGCCTTCTATACAACAATTGAAGTACGGAAAAACCTGTATGTATACAATGACTCCTGATGAAGATTTCATTATCGATACACATCCTGACTATTCAAACGTTGCCATTGCATCAGGTTTCTCAGGACATGGCTTTAAATTTAGCAGTGTAGTTGGACAAATTTTAAGCGAGTTGATTATATCAGGGGAAACGGAACATAACATTTCTCCTTTTTCACTCAATCGGTTTTAA